atttagctactgtaatggtaatccaagaaaatgaaagaaaaatcactcactgctcttgactgcattactttgtagttttaacaagaatttatgcacagtcaaaccaataattatccagactccagatataattttcgatatacatattttactagtaggtactggacactaatacatttatgtaagagagtataagcaaactgtgacatattatacccaaagaatcttcatacagtgaactattAGTGAAATTGatagatataaatgttttatatatatatatatatatatatatatatatatatatatatatatatatatatatatatatatatatatataaaaaattggaacaaaaattattcagcaccttataaagcaccatgcattgcttttttctgaattgctaatgcaaccttttcaaaccacagtctgaacaaaatgaagcattgcttggtaattggtcaacaaagtattgatagttgtttaaatattgtcataataacagttgtctgtagttttggtttattgtaattagggccgggactcgattaaaaaaattaatctaattaattagaggctttgtaattaattaatcgaaatgaatcgcattttaatcgcatataaatatttgacctgagaacagtgagaagtaatttattttcacatggatttatagtataccattgaataatgactgaatacataagcttaagcaacaaaatattgtttatttttgttcaaccaagtctagcagaccagtgcaatttttgcaatgaagtgtagcaatagcatattttgaaacaatttagaaatagaacatttcagaaattcaggaagcttataggtctTGAAACctatgaaagtgtttttttttaagtaaaacacaatactgtcaattacattcagaacattggaaacactgactattagaaaacatctctctgttgcttcagaggccataacatactaagtccaactctcaacaaccttggccaaaacaatacaTAGTTCAACTTAAAATGTAAAGTCCacactagctgctatatgttttgcgttgaggtgatacttgaggctggatgtgctgctgcggtgatatgcgaacgctagttggtgctccagtataatcggtcccgccgaaactcatccagtgagaaacgttccgcggtgcaaaattaagttattaaaaatacgggaatttttttttctgtaattaattaatcttagttaacgcgttattttttgtgtaattaattaatctcaattaacgcgttaaagtcccggccctaattgtaatccattacgtacatttctatcaaagttatgacattatccagacgaatttgttctgacagagtttaactcgaaattcttgtcatattttataaccattttagaagcaatagcaaataaacactaataatgtgagaaatgttcaatgtgtctgaatacattttggtttgattgttaaTTTTTACATAGAAGATTATCctgtgctattttacatttaattatgtagtttctgtaccttgacacctgcaaacttgaaaaaaaaaacgtaaacgtgtaaatagcaaaaataaataaaaatcaacgaacatacaaattaaattaaatacgcCCTGTCTGTGGGTGTTGAATACTGTGACAAACACAAATAACACttgttattttggaaagtaatgccataaaataattgttaatttacaatgttactttataatgttacaattgttaagtgtttctgtgttcttgatactcaagaaaaagaaggcgatggcttcagtttcttaatcttaagaaataatagaataactctttaaataataaaacttgttactttcaatgaaagtcaataataaaaaagacttttgaaaggAATTTTAATGACTGAAGTTATTTTTCGTAATTCGTGTAGGTCATAAATTCAAATGCTAATGgtcataaaaaggtcttaaaaagtcttaaatttgactgtttaaagcctgcagaaaccctgtataTATGTAGTAGATCTAGCACAAATTAGTTTTGTAGTCAAATCTGACCAGTTTttcttacacattttattttataaacgcCGCCCCATACGTTAGAGACATTAGGGAAACACTTTTGAGAGATGGACAGACTCAGATGTAATTCAAGTCCTCCCCCCACCCCCCTTCTATCAGCTTAGTTATTAAATGCATTAGTCTGCTATCAACGGCTCAAGGTCTAAAATTAAGTTTTGGAATTAGAACCGGGATGTGATCGGGGAGAAActagtagggctgggtattgttcaaaatctttcgatccggtgccaatttcgatacctcagtttcgatactGATTCCTAACGATAtttttttcgataccatatgttttaaaatccatttgaacatcaacacaaattaaacacaaaacttttatttttcaccttaattaaaacaaattctggtaacacttcacactcattgaataacattattaactttgcattcagttaacagatccatacaaatcatgcatgaaatagaagtttataaactcaaacgtttgctttatgtgctttacagatgaacttgaagtctttattcatttgagatgttcaataatagataatctttggcttggtaatacaagttcatgatccgattagtgaaacaatgattcttttgagtcaatcttttaaaataatatatatttttttttaacgaaaccagtgtggaaaccagtgtttcacaaactgGATTGATCTGAGGTGCAAGGTTCGCAAAATCGTTAGCCCCACATTCCGgagctattgtgttttccagtccgatgggctatcgtgaatagtgatgtaaaattcctaacttgcTTTGCGTTGTTCACTTGCTTGAAGTGACGGATCGTAGCTGATCATTTGCACTTGTTTTtaatattgctgattcaagcgttttaaacaatttgcgCACATTCTGAGCTTGTgctcactcattcaaagcacgcactgcgagcagcatttcagacaatgcgcgtacagagaatgaattcatctttcacgtatcgtaacttctgaatgaacacatacacacacaattatatcaaaataattgtctctgcaagtattttcttaaacacagtcggttatgttttaagtgaacgtatacagtggccaGCTGCTTAGAGAAATTCGTTGTActggataaatctgtctctctctcattgtTTTTTAGACGACGTGAAAAGGGGGCATGTTTCAAGATAAGCAATGGAGTAGACTagaactaaacagggagggagggcaaaacactcatccaaacaaatgcttcattaaattgGTGGTATTGCCGGCTTTGGTTCTAATACTCTTAACGCAcatgttgcactttgctgactcAGCATCCACTTTTCtaaagtgtagccacactttaCACCTCTTTGGCAATGTAAAACagaaacgttttgagaaaaaacaactacaactCACACAGATACAGCCACTTGGCAAAAACAAAAATggccgcttggcttttggaactGAAATTGGGTACcgaaagataaattatttttcgTAGTATTGAAGTTTTTTgttcgataccataaaggcatcgaagttcggtacccagtCTTAGAAACTAGTCCTACTCACAAGAGTATTAATTACAATAACAAGACAAATGCTGTGAAATATCTcatctgatcgatgtcttgaggtgtggcaACCATGTAAGTGGAATTATTGACGATAGGCCATTGAATTgttagaaaataatgcacacctgagGTGTAATGGTGAAACTTAACTTTATGACCACTTCGCCACCTCTGGTGTGCATTTATTTTCTAACAATTCAATGGCCCATCGTCAATTATTCATTacttcttttatgccaaaaataagatcagtgttccatgaagatatttagtacatttcgTAAATCAAATCTTAATTATTGATTTGTAATATGCAGTGCTTACAAACTTAATTTGGACCATAAAGgtgatttttacaatatttagatttttgtttttgcacaCTTAGATAACAGATACATTCCAAATACCTGTATGACTGCCAAATATTTTCCTATGCATACATAGATTattgaaattattgaaaaattGAGCCTTATGACTTGTTTTATGCTACATATCCCAGACAGCATTCTCACAGCATGGAAGTAAACttgtttattttatctttttgtcTGTTCTGTAATCAGTGTTTTCTGATGTGTAATTATTCAAGTTCTGTcagattgtatttatttcaaaagggttcaatgtttttgtgtgtgtttgtgtgtgtgtctgtgtgaccaAACTAAACATTGTTTCTCCTAATGGCAtgaatgtaatatgttatttaaatagaTTACAGAAAGCGACAGTTTTGACCTAATTTTCATCTAAACACATGCAcagatatttaatattatttctttttaaacataccaattgattttcattcatttttattttaggcctgatgaaaatgaaagaagaaagacaAGATTTGAATGAGGTGGAGGAGAAATATCAGGATCAGAAAGATTGTGATGTCAATGGAGAAAAATGTTGCAGCATTAAAAAACCAGAAGTCAAAAGGCCTTTTAGTTGCTCTCAGTGCAGAAACACTTTCACATGTAACAGAAATCTTAAggatcacatgttaattcatgctggaaTAAAGTCTTTCAGCTGCACTCGGTGTGGAAACACTTTCAGACATAAAGCAAGTCTTAAGAaccacatgttaattcatgctggaGTAAAGCCTTTCACcggcactcagtgtggaaagagttttacacagaaAGGACAACTTGATTATCATTTGGTAACTCACACTCTAgaaaagcctttcagctgctctcagtgtggaaagagttttacacataaagcaagccttaGGAGGCACATGTTTATTCATGCTGGAAgaaagcctttcagctgctctcagtgtggaatgATTTTTACAAAGAAAGGACAACTTGATTATCATTTGGTAACTCACACTCTAGAAAAGCCTTTCGTCTGCTCTCAGTGCGCAAAGACTTTTACATGTAAGAGAAATCTTAAggatcacatgttaattcatgctggaataaagcctttcagctgcaCTCGGTGTGGAAACACTTTCAGACATAAAGCAAGTCTTAAGAaccacatgttaattcatgctggagtaaagcctttcagctgctctcagtgtggaaacactttcaGACGTAAATCAAGCCTTGAGAACCACATATTAATTCATACTGGAATAAAGCCTTTCACCTGCactcaatgtggaaagagttttacaaagAAAGGACAACTTGATTATCATTTGGTAACTCACACTCTAGAAAAGcctttcacctgcactcagtgtggaaagagttttacaaagAAAGGACAACTTGATTATCATTTGGTAACTCACACTCTAGAAAAGcctttcacctgcactcagtgtggaaagagttttacaaagAAAGGACAACTTGATTATCATTTGGTAACTCACACTCTAGAAAAGcctttcacctgcactcagtgtggaaagagttttacaaagAAAGGACAACTTGATTATCATTTGATAACTCACACTCTAGAAAAGACTTTcgtctgctctcagtgtggaaacacttacagacataaagcaagccttaggaggcacatgttaattcatgctggaaTAAAGCCTTTCGCTTGCACTCAGTGTGG
The nucleotide sequence above comes from Carassius gibelio isolate Cgi1373 ecotype wild population from Czech Republic chromosome B3, carGib1.2-hapl.c, whole genome shotgun sequence. Encoded proteins:
- the LOC127953380 gene encoding gastrula zinc finger protein XlCGF57.1-like isoform X2, with product MRSAAVKMMFVKEEREENMSEPETWRIKHEEPETWRIKHEEPETWRIKHEEPETWRIKHEEQGGLMKMKEERQDLNEVEEKYQDQKDCDVNGEKCCSIKKPEVKRPFSCSQCRNTFTCNRNLKDHMLIHAGIKSFSCTRCGNTFRHKASLKNHMLIHAGVKPFTGTQCGKSFTQKGQLDYHLVTHTLEKPFSCSQCGKSFTHKASLRRHMFIHAGRKPFSCSQCGMIFTKKGQLDYHLVTHTLEKPFVCSQCAKTFTCKRNLKDHMLIHAGIKPFSCTRCGNTFRHKASLKNHMLIHAGVKPFSCSQCGNTFRRKSSLENHILIHTGIKPFTCTQCGKSFTKKGQLDYHLVTHTLEKPFTCTQCGKSFTKKGQLDYHLVTHTLEKPFTCTQCGKSFTKKGQLDYHLITHTLEKTFVCSQCGNTYRHKASLRRHMLIHAGIKPFACTQCGMRFTKKGQLDYHLVSHTLEKPFTCTQCGKSFTCKRNLKDHMLIHAGIKSFSCSQCGNTFRHKSSLKRHMLIHTVIKSAALSLERLTQKGHCKVPLVTNSSLKPCTVFLNGC
- the LOC127953380 gene encoding gastrula zinc finger protein XlCGF57.1-like isoform X3 is translated as MRSAAVKMMFVKEEREENTSEPETWRIKHEEPETWRIKHEEPETWRIKHEEQGGLMKMKEERQDLNEVEEKYQDQKDCDVNGEKCCSIKKPEVKRPFSCSQCRNTFTCNRNLKDHMLIHAGIKSFSCTRCGNTFRHKASLKNHMLIHAGVKPFTGTQCGKSFTQKGQLDYHLVTHTLEKPFSCSQCGKSFTHKASLRRHMFIHAGRKPFSCSQCGMIFTKKGQLDYHLVTHTLEKPFVCSQCAKTFTCKRNLKDHMLIHAGIKPFSCTRCGNTFRHKASLKNHMLIHAGVKPFSCSQCGNTFRRKSSLENHILIHTGIKPFTCTQCGKSFTKKGQLDYHLVTHTLEKPFTCTQCGKSFTKKGQLDYHLVTHTLEKPFTCTQCGKSFTKKGQLDYHLITHTLEKTFVCSQCGNTYRHKASLRRHMLIHAGIKPFACTQCGMRFTKKGQLDYHLVSHTLEKPFTCTQCGKSFTCKRNLKDHMLIHAGIKSFSCSQCGNTFRHKSSLKRHMLIHTVIKSAALSLERLTQKGHCKVPLVTNSSLKPCTVFLNGC
- the LOC127953380 gene encoding gastrula zinc finger protein XlCGF57.1-like isoform X4; this translates as MRSAAVKMMFVKEEREENMSEPETWRIKHEEPETWRIKHEEPETWRIKHEEPETWRIKHEEQGGLMKMKEERQDLNEVEEKYQDQKDCDVNGEKCCSIKKPEVKRPFSCSQCRNTFTCNRNLKDHMLIHAGIKSFSCTRCGNTFRHKASLKNHMLIHAGVKPFTGTQCGKSFTQKGQLDYHLVTHTLEKPFSCSQCGKSFTHKASLRRHMFIHAGRKPFSCSQCGMIFTKKGQLDYHLVTHTLEKPFVCSQCAKTFTCKRNLKDHMLIHAGIKPFSCTRCGNTFRHKASLKNHMLIHAGVKPFSCSQCGNTFRRKSSLENHILIHTGIKPFTCTQCGKSFTKKGQLDYHLVTHTLEKPFTCTQCGKSFTKKGQLDYHLITHTLEKTFVCSQCGNTYRHKASLRRHMLIHAGIKPFACTQCGMRFTKKGQLDYHLVSHTLEKPFTCTQCGKSFTCKRNLKDHMLIHAGIKSFSCSQCGNTFRHKSSLKRHMLIHTVIKSAALSLERLTQKGHCKVPLVTNSSLKPCTVFLNGC